One segment of Pempheris klunzingeri isolate RE-2024b chromosome 20, fPemKlu1.hap1, whole genome shotgun sequence DNA contains the following:
- the h1-0 gene encoding histone H1.0: MAETSATPAKAKKAAKPKKPASHPKYSDMIKAAIVHDASRSGASRQSIQKYVKKNYKVGDNVDVQIKMALKRLVASGMLRHTKGIGASGSFRLTKPEDSKKPSKPAATVKPKKAAKPSKPKKAAKPKKVPKTPEKPKKAAAKKVKKVAKKATPVKARKPPAKKPKAAKPKAKAAKRAVKPKAKTAKKGAKAAKKK, encoded by the coding sequence ATGGCAGAGACGTCGGCAACCCCGGCTAAAGCCAAAAAGGCAGCCAAGCCCAAGAAACCTGCTTCTCATCCCAAGTACTCGGACATGATTAAAGCGGCGATCGTCCACGACGCCAGCCGGAGTGGAGCGTCCCGTCAGTCCATCCAGAAGTACGTGAAGAAGAACTACAAGGTGGGCGACAATGTCGATGTGCAGATTAAAATGGCCCTGAAGAGGCTGGTGGCATCCGGGATGCTGCGCCACACCAAAGGCATCGGCGCGTCCGGATCCTTCAGGCTCACCAAACCGGAGGACTCCAAAAAACCCAGCAAGCCAGCGGCGACCGTCAAACCAAAGAAAGCAGCGAAGCCCTCCAAACCCAAGAAGGCGGCCAAGCCCAAAAAGGTGCCCAAGACGCCGGAGAAACCCAAGAAGGCGGCtgcaaagaaagtgaaaaaggtCGCGAAGAAGGCGACGCCAGTGAAAGCCAGAAAGCCACCAGCTAAGAAACCCAAGGCTGCCAAGCCCAAGGCAAAAGCAGCAAAGAGGGCAGTCAAGCCCAAGGCAAAGACGGCCAAAAAGGGAGCCAAAGCAGCGAAAAAGAAGTAA